The window CGAAAATTCCTTTGACGCAGATCTGATCGCCAAGGTCTGTGCGGCTGCGGACACTGACGGAATTCTGGGAAATTGCCACGCCCCCGGCACTGCGATCATTGAGGCACTGGGCGCCGAGCATATGCGCACGGGGCACCCGATCTGCTATACGTCGGCAGACAGTGTCTTCCAGATTGCGGCGCACGAAGAAACCTTTGGGTTGGACCGCCTGTTGAAGCTGTGCGCGGATATCGCCCCCATGCTGCATGAGATGCGGGTAGGCCGCGTGATTGCCCGCCCCTTTGTCGGGGATGTCGCTACGGGCTTTACCCGCACACCGAACAGGCGCGATTTTGCGATCATGCCGCCGCGTCCGGTGCTAAGTAACTGGGTGCAGGATGCAGGAAGGACCTGCTTTGCCGTGGGTAAGATCGGCGACATCTTTTCAATGCAGGGCTTTGATGAGGTGCGCAAAGGCCCTGACGCAAAACTGATGGAGCATTTGGGCGATCTCGTACGTGATGCGCCAGATGGCAGCCTGACCTTTGCCAATTTTGTTGAGTTCGATAGCCTCTATGGCCACCGCCGCGACGTGTCTGGTTACGCCCGCGCGTTGGAGTGGTTTGACAAGGAAATCGGCACATTGATCGCGCAGCTGCGCGAAGGTGATATAATGGTGCTGACTGCCGATCACGGCAATGATCCGACATGGATCGGCACTGACCATACGAGAGAGCGGGTGCCGGTTCTAGTGGCCGGTGCCGGAGCGGGTTCACTGGGTCAGATCGGATTTGTGGATGTAGCGGCTTTTGTTGCGGCGCATCTGGGGGTAGACGTGCCCTGAGCCGGACAGCAAGGAGACCAAAATGAGCGATCAATACCTCACCGTAGTGGATCACCCGCTGGTACAGCATAAGCTGACCATCATGCGCGACCGCGATACGCCCACGGCGGTCTTCCGCCAGCTGCTGCGCGAGATCAGCCAGCTTTTGGCCTATGAGGTCACGCGCAATCTGGCGATGACGACCAAGAAGATCGAAACGCCCATGCAGACAATGGATGCGCCAACGCTGGATGGTAAAAAGCTTGCCCTGATCAGCATTCTGCGCGCCGGTAACGGTTTGCTGGACGGTGTGCTGGAGCTTATCCCTTCGGCGCGGGTAGGGTTTGTTGGTCTGTACCGCGATGAAGAAACGCTGAAGCCGGTCCAATACTA is drawn from Sulfitobacter sp. S223 and contains these coding sequences:
- a CDS encoding phosphopentomutase, producing the protein MATRAFLVVMDSVGIGGAPDADTFFNGDVPDTGANTLGHIAQACAKGLAEEGRSGPLHLPHLAALGIGPAIKAASGLDIPTFDVPLTGTWGAATEVSRGKDTPSGHWELAGLPVPWAWHYFERVENSFDADLIAKVCAAADTDGILGNCHAPGTAIIEALGAEHMRTGHPICYTSADSVFQIAAHEETFGLDRLLKLCADIAPMLHEMRVGRVIARPFVGDVATGFTRTPNRRDFAIMPPRPVLSNWVQDAGRTCFAVGKIGDIFSMQGFDEVRKGPDAKLMEHLGDLVRDAPDGSLTFANFVEFDSLYGHRRDVSGYARALEWFDKEIGTLIAQLREGDIMVLTADHGNDPTWIGTDHTRERVPVLVAGAGAGSLGQIGFVDVAAFVAAHLGVDVP
- the upp gene encoding uracil phosphoribosyltransferase, with the protein product MSDQYLTVVDHPLVQHKLTIMRDRDTPTAVFRQLLREISQLLAYEVTRNLAMTTKKIETPMQTMDAPTLDGKKLALISILRAGNGLLDGVLELIPSARVGFVGLYRDEETLKPVQYYFKVPEGMDDRLVIAVDPMLATGNSSVAAIDLLKEAGATNIRFLCLLASPEGIERMKEAHPDVPIVTASVDDGLNELGYIMPGLGDAGDRMFGTK